The following is a genomic window from Chiloscyllium plagiosum isolate BGI_BamShark_2017 chromosome 27, ASM401019v2, whole genome shotgun sequence.
gagtctgttttccctggagcgtcggaggctgaggggtgaccttatagaggtttacaaaattatgaggggcatggataggataaatagacaaagtcttttccctggggtcagggagtccagaaccagaggacataggtttagggtgagaggggaaagatataaaatagacctaagaggcaacattttcacgtagagggtggtacgtgtatggaatgagctgccaaaggaagtggttgaggcaaatacaatagcaatactttaaaaatacttttaataGGCGCATGGATGGAAATTGTGGAGAGGGATATAGAAGAAATGTGGCCACTTGGAATAACCTTTGTGGGCGTCATAGTCAGCATGGCCCAGTTTGGACGAAAGGACCTGTTCCATGCTGCATCACTCTGACTCTACGTGAATGTAGAAGCTGAAATTagaaagtttgaagatgacactttGAAGACGCAGTTGATAGGAAGAAGAATAGTCCCAGTCTGGTAAATTGGACAGGGAATGGCAAATAGAAATTAAGGAAATACACAATAAATACTCAATTCCTGGGGAGTACTAAGGGGTCGTGGCGTACACGTCTATAGATCCATGAAGGGATTAGTCCAGGCAGACAGGTTGACAAAGCTTGCATCTgggatgcttgtcttcattgtcaGGTGTCGGGAGTGTTgttctggaaaagcagagcaaatCAGACAGCAGgaaaatccgaggagcaggaaaatcgacgtttcgagcatgagctcttcgtcaggaatgactGATAAGGAAGCTTTCTTTAaacattggtgagacaacatctggaatattgtgcgcagtccTGTTTGCCACACGGTCAGAAAAacatgattgcattggagagggtgaaaaAGAAACCCATCAGGATGTTGCGTTGGATGCAAAAAGGTTCAGTTACAAGGAGTGACTGATCGGCTGAGATTGTTTTCGTTGGAGCAGAGAGGCTGAGTGAGGAACctgaccatgtttccaaaatTATGTGAGATCCAGACAGAATAGATTATGAGAATCTCTTTTCCATTGCATACTGTCATACACAAGAGGGTACAAGATTGAGATGAGTGTGGCGCTGTGGCTTCGTGGTTACCattgctatctcacagcgccagcaacccgagtttgattcccacttcgggcgactgtctgtgtggagcttgcacgttctccgtgtctgtgtgtgggtttccagtggtttcctcctacaatccgaAGATGggcagttcaggtgaattagcGATAAAAAGAGGAATAGGGTGCGTGGATTACTCTTTTgaggactggttgggtcaaatggactgtttcctAATTGTAGGTAATCTCATTTCATAAGGTGAGTTGGAGGAAAtttgatacttttttttttaacccacagGAACGTTTGCCTGAGAGCATGGTGGAGGTAGACAATCTCACAAGAATGAAGAAGCACCTGAATGGGTAAttaaaattccagaattttgtaaCTTATCGACCAGGTGCAGGGAAATGAGATTGGTGTAGTTTGCTGCTGGTTGTCTGCAGACATATCATGCGCTGAAGTGACTGTTACTATGCAGTATGTCAATAAGATACAAAGACACAGACTGGATAAGGTTACAGAGTTCATAAGGGTTgcagggacaggaggaggaagCAGACATAGTATGTAGTGCAGGAAGAGGTTAATCAATTAGTGTTTATTAGAAGGATGGAAGAAGGTTGCAAGAATAGAAAGGTTGCAAGCAATTACAGATATAAGGATCGGTGTCAAGAGTGGGTGAGGATAGTGACATGGAGAGCTGTAGACAATGGATAAGGTTACAGAGTTAGCATCGTTTCTTCAGACTGAAGGAGgtaaggaaggacagaaagacaGCAGTAGGGACAGGAGGTGATTACCAAAACCAAGAGAATGTTGCATGAACATGGATAGTTTTAgcggctgcaggagattacagtttTATGACGGCTCGTCGTGATTGGAAGGAGTAGAGATGGGGAGCAATGTAGCAACCGGAGAAGGTTAGAGACAGAGAAGATTGTAGAGCCTGAATGAGttggcagacatggggagggtcAAGGTGGCTTAAGAAGTTGGCACGAATACTGAGTGTACTAGAGACTGGAGCAAGTTACACGTGGAGGGAAAATGTAATGTTTGGAGAACTTTAAGCTGTTCAGGAGATTTCTATTAACGGTAGGAGATTACAGAAGTAGTGAGTTTCTGTGGGATGGGAGGAAAGAGTGTTGCAGGGGCGGGAGGAGGGTGCACAAATGAGGAAGGTTGTAGGATTTAACAGAGACTGGAGGCAATAGGAAAGATAGTGACTCCTGCAGTGATTCGAAAACGAGATTGCTGAGATCGAGCATGTTTTAGATAGCGGAGCAAGTTAGAGAGATATGGAAAGTAGCCgggactggaggaagttacagagattaGGACTGTTATAGAAGTTGGAAAGATGAAACACAGAGGATTATAAAACGTGGCATAAGTACTGTGCTGAGGacagagaacagaatagaataaaaaaattaaacattattaCCAGCCTGTCGTAAGAGGCCTGCTTTCACCTGTTGAACTGAGCTACGTTCCCCGGTATTCAGCTGACATATTTACTTTTAAGTAAAATGAATCAAAGAAGAAACCAGCCTTGCAAGCTTTAAGGCCGAAAGGAGCAACAGCAAACAAAGTATAACTACAATCCAGAAGTTCGCACAGTCCAGAAAACAGAAGACAATAAGATTATTTTGTAGACTGTGTTGGTTTGTGCAGGCAGACAGCTAATTCAAATCCACCTTGTCTAAATTCAAGCAATGACAAGAAAGCTGGGCTGCATGAAGAATGATGACCCAAAAGAGCTATCACAAAAAGAGGATGCCATCTACAAAATAGAAAACGAACAATAAGTACTGAGCTCAATGCAAAGCAGAATCGATATCAAATCCACCAAGATGGAATAGAATGCCATGGATTATCTGGTCCAAGATTAAACAAAGGATGCAGTTATGCTACATAGATCCAGAAGTTGCAGAACCCGTTAGGCCAACTGTAAAAATATATCCAGCAGTTTGTAACAGGAGCTTACACAAAGTCAATTTTTTGGACTTGTGTGAAGCAAACTAGGACGTTCACTCAAAAATATGGAACATGATAAAAGATCAGCTGCATCCAATAGTTAACTTTGAGATTTACCAGGTGGTTAAAAATTTGTtactggaaatgcgcagcaggtcaggcagcatcaaaggagcaggagaatcgacgttacacgcataagcccttcctcaggaatcaggTGGAATTGACATCCCCAGGCAAAAGCTGCAGGAATCAATAGATTAGTCTGTCAATAAATGCATTAACACAAAGAAAGTGAGACCTCATTATCTCTCCAAATTCTCGAAGAAGCAGGACACACTTCTTGACAAACATGGGAGGATAATAATGGTGCCGGTGTGGAACTGCTTCACAGACATGTGGAACACACCCTACAATGGGAACCTGATTTCTTGTAATAATATATTTCTTGACAAACATGGGAGGATAAAAATGGTGCCGGTGTGGAACTGCTTCAACAACATGTGGAACACACCCTACAATGGGAACCTGGTTTCTTGTAATAATATATTTCTTGACAAACATGGGAGGATAAAAATGGTGCAGGTGTGGAACTGCTTCACCGACATGTGGGATACATCACACGCTGGGACCCTGGTTTCTTGCAGTAATATACAAAGTAAACAATGAGCTCAGACTAAGAAACTCACAACACTTAATGAAACAATGCTGAGGAAGAACAGAAAACATCCACGCAAATTGTGGAAACAAACACAAAAGAACACACCTAGACTGAACACCAGGACATCAATCAATACACAACAACATGTCCACAAACCAACATCATCCAAAGGCAAAATAtaccaggtatttcaaaaaggctGGATGGATTTATTGTGAAGGAAATAGACCTTAATTGCAGATGGGACTAACTAGGCTTTAGAATTTCAGGTTTTGAGCAATATTAAATTGGATCAATGTTGTTCTCATGTTTAAAAACTGTCACTTGATTCCCTGGTATTTTAATCAATATTACATTTCTGTACATTGTGCCATACTGAAATGGGGATATATTATCTTTCAGCTATAACCATTTCTGCTGCCCCAGTGATTCTGGGAGCTGTGGGATTTACCAGTGCTGGAATAGCAGGAGGCTCCATTGCAGCAAGTATGATGTCTTCAGCAGCTATCGCCAATGGGGGAGGGGTAGCTGCTGGAAGTCTGGTGGCCATCCTTCAATCTGCCGGTAAAATCCGCTGATAAGTAATGGATAGTTCTCAGCATTTCCTCTTCAAAACTTCACTGATGAAGTCTTAGCAGTTATAACTGTACCCAATATTATTTTATTGTCTTGGATACTTCTCTCAGAGTAGACTTTACAAAAGCTAAGTGACAGTTTTGCAATAAATAATAATACTACTGATGTTTTAACCTCAGCAGTGTAAGGGTTGGCTTTATTGTGATTACAAATAAGGAAGTGAGCTATCTAACAATTTCACTATGCATTCCGTCTTTCCTTAGAATATTATTTAGACCAGAATTGTAAGAAATGTTGAGATTAATAAATTCAGGACATGTCATGTTGATGCCCTTTGCTTTTCTGTTCTTTGCAGGGGCGGCTGGAATCTCAGTAGCTGCCAAACTTGGACTGGGAGCTGCAGGTGCTTTCATTGGCGCGCTTTTCTAACATTCgaaaataaaaatgcctaaagACAacggaaaataaataattttcattcTGAATCAGAGGAGGGAAAAGGCAACTGAAGCCTGATGCTGAAATTCAATAATAGCTCTGCATAATCGAACATTTCACTCTGTCTGTTTCTTCATCCCAAATATGGGAAGTTTCTGTGCAGCAGTTTTGCTCAAATTGTTTGCACCAATGGCCTAGGGGTATTAGTGCTAGACACAGGtgatgttctgggttcaaatccaccctgGCAGATGGGTGGAATTTCTATTCAAAAATAAAGGATTATAAAATAAAGAGCCTAATGATAATCATGATTTTTGGTTCACTTTCGGGAAGGAAACATGCCATCCTTTTCTGATCGACATGTGATGACacgcccacagcaatgtggttgactattaactgccctctgggtaagagtgatgcccacatcttgtgaagGAATAAAAGTGCCAGCATCCGGCTTCACACTAAAATTTATCTCATGAAACATTCATGACCTTTTCTGGATTATTACACTGCaatggtagtttttttttcagagtaaTTCTTCTCTAATCTGTGTTTTAACTGATTTGAGGTACACTTGTCATAATTTGGAAAAATGGTAACTGCTTTAATCCTCAAATCCCTGGCTTACTTTGAGATCCTCATTTGAGTTTTCAGCTTTGAGCCTTAATCAtacatttatagaatccctacagtgtggaagcaggccattcagaccatcaagtcaacactgaccttccaaagagtatcccatcccgCCCCAGCCCCCTTCCCTatcaccttgcatttcccatggctaaaccacctggcctgcacatctttggactgcaggtgGAATTCTGCACAGACGGGGGGTTAATGAAACAATGCTGAGGAAGTACAGAAAACATCCACGCAAATTGTGGAAATAAACACAAAAGAACACACCTAGACTGAACACCAGGACATCAATCAATACACGACAACATGTCCACAAACCAACATCATCCAAAGGCAAAATAtaccaggtatttcaaaaaggctGGATGGATTTATTGTGAAGGAAATAGACATTAATTGCAGATGGGACTAACTAGACTTTAGAATTTCAGGTTTTGAGCAATATTAAATTGGATCAATGTTGTTCTCATGTTTAAAAACTGTCACTTGATTCCCTGGTATTTTAATCAATATTACATTTCTGTACATTGTGCCATACTGAAATGGGGATATATTATCTTTCAGCTATAACCATTTCTGCTGCCCCAGTGATTCTGGGAGCTGTGGGATTTACCAGTGCTGGAATAGCAGGAGGCTCCATTGCAGCAAGTATGATGTCTTCAGCAGCTATCGCCAATGGGGGAGGAGTAGCTGCTGGAAGTCTGGTGGCCGCCCTTCAATCTGCCGGTAAAATCCGCTGATAAGTAATGGATAGTTCTCAGCATTTCCTCTTCAAAACTTCACTGATGAAGTCTTAGCAGTTATAACTGTACCCAATATTATTTTATTGTCTTGGATACTTCTCTCAGGAGTAGACTTACAAAAGCTAAGTGACAGTTTTGCAATAAATAATAATACTACTGATGTTTTAACCTCAGCAGTGTAACGGTTGGCTTTATTGTGATTACAAATAAGGAAGTGAGCTATCTAACAATTTCACTATGCATTCCATCTTTCCTTAAAATATTATTTAGACCAGAATAGTAAGAAATGTTGAGATTAATAAATTCAGGACATGTCATGTTGATGCCCTTTGCTTTTCTGTTCTTTGCAGGGGCGGCTGGAATCTCAGTAGCTGCCAAACTTGGACTGGGAGCTGCAGGTGCTTTCATTGGTGCGCTTTTCTAACATTCgaaaataaaaatgcctaaagACAACGGAAAATAAATAACTTTCATTCTGAATCAGAGGAGGGAAAAGGCAACTGAAGCCTGATGCTGAAATTCAATAATAGCTCTGCATAATCTAAcatttctctctgtctgtttcttcATCCCAAATATGGGAAGTTTCTGTGCAGCAGTTTTGCTCAAATTGTTTGCACCAATGGCCTAGGTGTATTAGTGCTAGACACAGGtgatgttctgggttcaaatccaccctgGCAGACGGGTGGAATTTCTATTCAAAAATAAaggattataaaatcaagagCCTAATGATAATCATGATTTTTGGTTCACTTTCGGGAAGGAAACATGCCATCCTTTTCTGATCGACATGTGACGAcaagcccacagcaatgtggttgactattaactgccctctgggtaatagtgatgcccacatcttgtgaagGAATAAAAGTGCCAGCATCCGGCTTCACACTAAAATTTATCTCATGAAACATTCATGACCTTTTCTGGATTATTACACTGCaatggtagtttttttttcagagtaaTTCTTCTCTAATCTGTGTTTTAACTGATTTGAGGTACACTTGTCATAATTTGGAAAAATGGTAACTGCTTTAATCCTCAAATCCCTGGCTTACTTTGAGATCCTCATTTGAGTTTTCAGCTTTGAGCCTTAATCAtacatttatagaatcatagaatccctacagtgtggaagcaggccattcagaccatcaagtcaacactgaccctccaaagagtatcccatcccgCCCCAGCCCCCTTCCCTAtccccttgcatttcccatggctaaaccacctggcctgcacatctttggactgcaggtgGAATTCTGCACAGACGGGGGGNNNNNNNNNNNNNNNNNNNNNNNNNNNNNNNNNNNNNNNNNNNNNNNNNNNNNNNNNtattttctcattcctattctgtatcagaatttatacttgcagaaataacattaattcatttatatcccacagtcATAAAAATGTATTTCTATTTGCGCAAGGAATTGCAAATCTTAGTTCCCTCACACCTCAGGATTACGCTGTAATAATAAATCATCTGGTGTTCTGCAGCACTCTACTCCTCCAGCCTCTTTGTGACAATCCAGCCAGGTAATCTTGCTGTCAACCTGGTGGTCTGTGTTGCTTATTATTGCGCCAGTCTGAGGTTGGTGAGCTACTGATGTGGAGTGGGCAACTCCACACAACTCAATGGGAACCTGGTGTTCTAAACAGCTCCAGcctcctcacacacacacaaattaatTTCCTTCACCCCGTTCACACACAGTGGAGTTTATTCTCCGCTTGTTGAATGTTTGTACATCTAAGTTTTTGAATAATCCTTTCTGTTATTTGAACTGCCAGGCATTTACTTAAACTGGGATTATTGATTTGGAACTTGAGTGTTAAAGAATTTAAAACACAACCCAACCTCCTGACATCTTTTAATATTTACACAATTTCTCCTGGATACAAAGTAAGGGCTGGGAGTGAAATCAAGCGCATTTCTGAGGAAACGAAACTGAAACTAATGTCGTAGTTTCGATTTCTCAAATCCAGCTTTCATTGAAATCTGGTATAAAAATGAAACGGGCTGAAAATTGAATtggtaaaactcactgagcattAGGACCCAGCAGAATCCTCTAATTTGCTATATATTCCGTGGTTCAGTCACTACGAAGCTACTCCTCCTGAGTCCAGCTTGTGTTTGTCTTTCGGTAATTCCAGGATCTATCCAGGTAATAACTAAGAAATGTACTAGTGATTTCAGGCACTTTCGGTCTTCTACAGTATGTATTTTTAGAAACATTATTTTTCTGTAGATAAAATAATAGCAGAATTACACCAATATATCCATAACCCATCAATGCATTGCGTATGGTATTTTTCTTAATTGGACTTTGATCCATTGAAGTTGCCTGACCCGCGAAGATCTCCagcttttgttgttttcagtatagattccagtaTCTATAGTAATTTGCTCTTACCCGCATGAAGTTGAAGCTAATGGCTTTTGCTTTCCTGAGTGATACGGTGTAGCACTTACAGCTGTGTTTCTGTTGTGATGACAAAATTACTGTCAAGTCTGCTAGGTTCAAGTGAACAAAGATTTGATATTAAGCACAAGTGTGCAAGGCAGCATAGCCACTCCAGTCTGAAAGCCTCATTCATTTCCACAATATCTAAAGCCCACACTAATTGCACAGTATCTAATCTTTCTTCCCCATTACATAGTTTCACAGCTTCAAGATTCAGTCGTCATCTGACATCCTCTTATTGAGAAATTCTGCTCTGCATGTAGCAAGCATCTTCAACCTGAGATTACCTTATTCAATGTCAGAactcacaggacaccaggttgtAGTGTTGTTCAAGgatgaagaaggagcagcgctgcgaaagcttgtggtttcaaataaacctgttggactataaacctggGGTCCTGTGACTTGtcactttgtccacccgagtccaacatgAGCACCTCCACCTCATTTAATACAACTGGTTTTTCCTTTACGGTCCCATACACTCCCTCCTCTCTGTTCAGCCCAATCTGATACAGAGGGCACATTGCCCAAGATCCTCCAGCCACTGTTAGCTCCAGTGATCTGATTTGAGATTGATGGATTTTAGATTTCATGCAAATTTGTTCTTAACTTCTGGCCAGACTAAGGTTCTCATGATGTCATTTAAGCCTGAAGCCGTTCGTCTTTCAAACTGCACATGCTGAAATGGTAAGgctattagattaaattagattagattagattccctacagtgtggaaacaggcccttcgggccaacaagtccacaccgaccctctgaagagtaacctacctagTTCCATTTTCCTCTAACTAACGCACTTAACACTACACAAGCTTTTCCACCTGTGCCCATAGAGATGGGAAACTGATACAGATTACAGCAGCTAAGGAGAATATGACTTTATCCAAGGCTAGTTTAAATAATCTTTACTTCAATGACAAGTTTTGATTTCCTAAAGCAATCCCAGTTTGTCTTTAAATGCAAAGAGGTTGATTTCTAAAACTTCCTTTGCAACCTTTGAAAAACAGGCAGCTGAATGACAATGGCCAGTAGAGCTTTGGACACACCTGATGTGGGGTCAGCCAGTGGGAAAGGCCTATGAGGAGTATTCCATGTTGCCTGCTGATACGTCTGTCTGAACTGATCAACCATACACCGCTTTTCTCAGTGCCTACGGATGTGtactggaggcatgtgactagCAGCCTTGGAACTCATGTAGGAACAAAGGATTCCAATATCCAAGTCTCGGCTGTCCTGCCTAATATCTACATTTAATCTTTAAAAGTCCAAACCAAGACAAATGTGAATCTTGCAACGCTTTACCAGCAataggagagaaaaacagtggaACAGAAATAGACAGCAGAGACAAGAAAAGTAAGCGAAGTCAATCCGCAAAACAAACTGTGAAATACATCAGCACTGACCATAAAGGAGGCACGGCCAGTGCCTTGAAAGTCCCAAGCCTAGACTCGAATAAGGTGGAGGTGGGACAAGGTACCACCCAAGTCATCTTTATACAAGGAGAATTTGCCCCTTTTGTATCATCAACTCCATGGGAAGAAACAATCATTTTTCATAGATGCATTGTGTTTTTAAGCACTCCCTGCAAAAAGGATTCCTGACTTGCCATCAAACAATTGGATAAACATCACAGAGCTAGTGAAAGAGCTAACCAGAACCTGTTTAAAGATTTCTCTCATAAAAGTTCACCTAGAA
Proteins encoded in this region:
- the LOC122563713 gene encoding interferon alpha-inducible protein 27-like protein 2A, whose protein sequence is MGIYYLSAITISAAPVILGAVGFTSAGIAGGSIAASMMSSAAIANGGGVAAGSLVAALQSAGAAGISVAAKLGLGAAGAFIGALF